A stretch of DNA from Amylolactobacillus amylophilus DSM 20533 = JCM 1125:
AGTAAGTTTTCAACTAAATCAAGGATAGTTGAGTCAATATTATGGTCTTTCAGCTCACCTTTCATTGACTCAATGATTGGAGTGATATAACTTAAAGTGAAATGAAAAAATGTTTTTCATGATATCGATTAAGAATACAGACCAAAAAAGCAAATTCTAGTAATTTGTAGTGATTGGTGGCCGAGACAAAGCAGCCCTCCAAAGTAACAAAGTCATCTTGAGCTAGTCTCCTGTTGGAAAGAATAGTTCCAAGCTGAGGTTTGCCAATAACTCGTTTAGTTCTGGTTCGTCTAATGTTAACCATGAATCATCAATCGGTCGATCGGCAATAAAACTTTCAGTTAGTATTTGAGCCAATTGCGGTAGTACCTGTCGTCTCTGTCGTAGTTCCAAGCTTACAAGAATTTCCGTGAAACCAAAGTTTTCACAGTGTACAGCACTTAATAATCGTTGATTGAGAGCATCATAATTGTCTTGTTGTAGTAAGACTATGTATTGAGAATTAGATTCGTTCATCTATGATCCCTCTGATTCATTAAGTTTCTTAACAAGCATTCGTAGCACCAAGATTGTGTGGTAGTAGTGTACGCAGTTATGCAGATCTTGATTCTCTGCAAGTACTTGTTCGAAGAACTCAGTAACCTTGGTCAGGCCCTTTGCAAAGAGTGGTGGATACTCCTCAAGAATTGCACAGCAAAGTAGAATTTCCGCGAGTATATCCAGCATGGATTCTTGTAGTGCATAGAATAATACTATTCTCAAGTATTTGCTGAAAACAATCCTTAGCCTAGTTTTAATTTTTGCTTTACCAAGTAAAGACAAATAAAGTACCATGTGGGTGGCTTCGTAGATGTTGGCAATGGTTTGTGAGGGATCCGTGAGGTGTAGTACCAGATTGGACCGCTCAAATTGATGCTCGATATTCTGATTAGAATCATCACGGAAGACCGCTTCATAGCACTTGACTTCAAATTTCTGCATTGCTGTTAATTGCACTTTGTCTAACACAGCATCTAACCTGAAAGCATATTCATTCAACTTGGACTATTAGTACTCGACATCCCTCTCTGATAAATTAAGGCAAGATATTTGATAGGTATCAGCTTGATATCCTGCTTCTTGTCGTCAAAATAGCAACTGTAAAGCGCTGATTCATTCGAGCAACCTCGGCGGAATCTGTATTCAACCAAAATATTGAGAGAAAAGTAACTCTGATTTAATCTTCAACTGGAAATCGGCTTCATCAGTCACCCCGGTCATCTGGTAGTGAAATTGGCTTTTCGCAATATCAAAAAAGGCTAGATTTGTTTCTAGCCAATTCGTTAATTGAGTACTTAATATTAAAAAATTAGGAACATTATGATTAGATACCAGTAGTAATATCTGGCTTTGTCTTTTTGGATGCTCCATTAAACACAATTCCGGATTTATAAATCATGATAAACCTGACTTGTCCTTCTGATTCTGAAACAGTTAAACGTTTGTTAGCTCTTTCCAGCTTGTCGCCGATAATTAGGGTCTTATTATCTCTGTCAAAATTAAATTCATCGTCATCCCTCCATCATGATTATGTCAAGTATACTAATATTTGCCGTTTTCCTTTTTAAATAATTTTAATATTCTCCTTTTTTAATTATTATAAAACTTCATTTAACATTGTCAACAAAAAGTTAGCTGGTCTTATTTATCTCCTCAGGCCTTTGGATAAAAGTTCTTTAGGATACCATCGTTGCCGAGCTTACCCCAACTGAAGATTTTATGTTGGTATGCAACCGGTAAGAAACCACGGAGTGGCGACTCTACCTTGATGGTTTCACCATGAACAAATTCCTGAATTCCTCATCAGAATTCAATTTAATAAACGGTACTGAATCGGGATCCAGTATCTGCACTAGTTGATGGTGTGGTAAGAAGCGCTTCTTCTTCAGTTCACCAAGTTCTAAGCCATTTCTGAGTATTCTGAGTCCCTTAATTGCTGCTGGGTTAATGATAGGCAGGAATACATGATTATTGGATATGGTTGGCTGTCTCTTGCCACTGAGCAGATCAGTTTGTTTAATCTTGGCAAAAAATTCTCGAATGGCATCTTGATCGAATACATTTTTTCTTGAGTCAAAGGCCATTAGCTGTGCTGCTACATGCGATTCATTCGCTGCCACAGCTGAACTTTTCTCTAGTATTGCGACAAATTGTCCCTCGCCGAAATTTCTCTGGGGCCAGAAACGGGCGGTATATCTTAACTCAGCATTACCAGTTGTCCCCCACTCTGGGTGGCCCGGATCAAACTCTGCCCTTGTTTGAATCGGAACCAGTTTCATATCTGAAAATTGACCAAGTAAATATTCAACAATTTGTTCATTTCTTCGGGAGAAAATGTGCACGTTGAATATATTAGTCGACCACCTGGCCGTAACATCGCATAAGCGGCGGAAACTATTTCCTGCTGTCTAATTTGACATGTTGCGACATAATCTGGACTCCAATACTTGACGGGCTACCGGGTCCTTTCTAAACATACCTTCACCAGAACAGGGCGCATCCACCACGATTTTATCGAAAAAGCCGGTGAAATACGGGACTAGTCGCGCCGGACTTTCGTTCAATACCAAAGAATTTTGAATTCCCCAACGCTCAACATTTTCTAATAGTGTTTTTGCCCGCGACTGGTTAATCTCATTTGCAACAAGTACCCTTGCTGGTGCAACCCACTCGCCAGTTGGGTCGTCTTACCACCTGGTGCCGCACAGAGATCGAGCACTCGTTCTCCAGGGTGAACAGCGGCAGCCTCTGCAACAAACATGGCGGCTGGGTCCTGGGAATAAACATAGCCAGCAAGCTGCTCTATGCTATGACCATCTATTTGCCCGACATAGGCATCTTTAATCAGTGCCAACTTTTCGGTCAGGTCTTGTTTAACATCTTTATAGCCTGACTTGAGTGGGTTTAAGCGAAATGCCTTTTTGGTGGGCTCTTGTAGTGCATTAAACAACTTGTTGGCCTCATCGCTCCCTAAGAGACCAGTAAATTTTTCAGTAAACTCAATGGGTAAATCAATCATTTTATATCTAATCCTTTATTGACTTTTTTGGTAGTACTTTTCGGTAGCACAATCATCGAGAAGTTAATATTCAAGATTACAAGCAAAATTACTAATAGCCATACATATTGGCTGATTTGACTGAAGTAAAAGAAGTAGTGGGAAATAATTAGTGCCAGACCTGCCAAAACCAGGGTAAAGCCACCAAAGCGAATTACGATGTTGGTCTGTAGGCTTTGGAATAGACTATCTCGAAGTTCTGTATTCTTGTTAGCCCTTCTTGTGCCAATCCCAAGTAAAGTCGCAACCACCAAACCCACAAGAATAGAGAACACGGCCAGTGCGAAAAGATAAACGGGCTGTTGTCTATCCTGCATAATCTTTTGGATGAAGCGGGGTTGCTTTACTTTACCACCGATATGATGAGCGATGCTCGAATATTGTTTCTGAGAAAGGCCATCAATTACCAGTGTGTAATCATTTAAAAAATTCTTATTCGTGGTTTGGTGCAGACCGGTGGTGATGTAGTAATTATCCTTTTGATAACCTTCACGCAAACTGCCAACTACAGAGATATAGCGATTATCATACAAAATATACGGGTTACCCTGAATCTCCTCCACATCGGCGGAAGAGTATTTCGTGTACAAAGCAAACGGAATGATTCCGTCAAAATCGCTTTTTGTAAGGAAACGGCCCTTCTCAATGGGTAATTTTGTCAAATCAAAATTAGACCAGACCAAAATCTGACTGTTCTCTGTTTTATTGGTCAGCTGAATTTGGACCTTTTCCTTAGCATAATTCTGATCAACGTAAGCCAATAATTGCTTAATTGGGACTTTGTTCAGTGTTGTAATTTCTTTTGCCGAGGTTGAAAGTCCGTTTGTCGCAAGTGTCAATTCAGCGTTATTCGCTTGCACACGCGAAACCAATAGGCCTAGCAGCAAGAAGCTTAGGAATAGCGTAAAGTACAAAATGTTTTTCTTCAGATTAGACATAATTACTCAACTTTCAGAATTTTCTCGTTGATGAAATCAAAGCTTTTGAAGCTGCGGTTAATGGCAGCACTAATAGTTGAAACCTTTGCTGTACGCCAAAATGCAGTTGAATTAGTCGCACCACCGCGTTCTCCCACCATCAATAATAAAGGTTTTCGCGGTAAGTTTCTATAAGCTTCGAGCAAAGCAATATCGGCATCGCCGAAATTAGGCGCCCAGGCCAGAATCACGAAATCCGCGACTGTGGCATAGCGAATGAGCGCCTCGATAGCTGTTAGCCTGGTTACCGGCGCAAAGTTCCTGGCGCCTGTCGCACTAGTTACGCTCCACGACAGGTCATCTGTTGCAACCATGTTAACTCCTACATCTTGAAAGGCTTTCGTCCACTGGGCATTTCCGGCCATTATTTCAAGGCCATCATGCAGATGATATTTCATCGCAATTAATTCCGCCGTGGTCAAGTTTGGAATCGACCAGAGACCAAATTCTTGCGCGAGGTAATTGCGAAGATTATTCAATAGCTGATTGATCACCTTAATTTCAAGTTCTTTCGTTGGCGCCTGTTCACACAGTCTCTCCAGCTTGTCCGGCAAAAAGCCGATATCTGCTAGATGCTTTTTGGGAATTCGCTGGTCGCCTAGAATGGTAGTTAACTCGTTAATTTGATGCACCTGCTTCGTTACATCTTGTAATCCGATTTCTTGTGCTAACCAGTTTAATTTAGCTAAATATTTCATCAATCTTCACCTTTGAGAGATTTTAACATGCAGAACCGTCAAAATCAGTTATAATATATTGTAATACAAATGAGGAGCTAGCTGATGACAACTAATAAATATGCAAAAGAAAACACCGAGAATGACTCACTCTTTAAATGGTTCCTACAAGTCATAGTATTAGCTCTAATATTTCTCGGCGCATATTTTCTTGTATTTAAGTTCGTCCTTTCAAACGAAATTGTCTCTGGGCCCTCGATGGAGCCAACTTTTAAAGACGGCGATCGCTTGATTGCTAACAGACACCCAACCATTAATCGCTACGACGTTGTAGTACTCGATGCACCAGACAGTCCTGGTACATTATACATCAAGCGCGTGATTGGCCTTCCAGGAGATACGATTAGTTCTAAGAACGATGTAACATACATCAACGGTAAAGCAGTCAAGGAGCCTTACCTTGATGAATACAAGAAAGATTTGCCCGAGGGGCAGCAATTTACAGCAGATTTCAGTTTGCAATCTATCTTTGGCGTAGAGAAAGTTCCGGCAGATTCCTACTTTGTAATGGGTGATAACAGAAATGTCAGTCGGGACAGCCGGATGATTGGCTTCATCAAAAAATCGGCGATTGAGGGTAAGGTCAAGTTCAGGTATTTCCCCTTCACTAGAATGCAGTTCTATTAATTTTATTTTGCAGTGAAAATTGCTAAAATTAATTTATATTAGATGAGGTGATAAAGATGAATCCAGATAATTTGTCAGACTTAATTGTTGAGTACCAAAGAAAACATTCAATGAACGATGCAGGATTGGCCTTTGCCAGCCACCTAGCAGTTGAGAAAATTCACGGCATGAAGACTGGTGAGGCCGACGCGTCGGAAGCTGAGATTAGTCAGCTACTTGACTTCATTCAACGTAATTAGAAAAGGTTCAAATTTGATTACTATTAATCAAGTTTGAACCTTTTTGGTTTATTCAGCGCTTTTGAGCACTCCACCCACACTGTAGTGTTCTTTTTCATCTCGTTTAGAACAATATGGACGTGTTCTGCGGGTGCACCAGTATTCTTCACGATTGCTGCAGTAACCTCCTCAACCATCTTACTTAGTTGTTCAGCCGAACGTCCTTCAATTAAATCAATGTGTACTAGAGGCATGATCCCTACTCCTTTATTATTATTTATTGTCCTATTCTAGCATTTTAGGCAGCTTTTGCCAAAAAACAGCTGGGGTTTATCAAGCTAACGTTTCGCTGCGTCGAAACGCTCTTTCACGGCGAGAATATCTTCTCGTTTTTTTATATCTGCTTTTAAAGTACGCAACTCCTCTTCACGCCGATTCAGTTCGAGGTTACGTCTCATCATTCGGTTATTTAGCTGTAATTCACGCAAAATCTGTGCCTGTATCTCGTCGCCGGTCAGCGCACCAGCAGCATCCTGCTTCATGATGGTCTTTTGCATGGCACGAATAACAATGTAAACGGCGATTGCGGTAATCAAGAAATTGATTAATTGGCTAATAAAATGCCCCCAGCTGATTACTATCTGGCCTTGCCCCCAAAACGAGCTTCTGGTTAACCAACAGCACAGATTTACCTGTTATTTTCGAAATGATTGGATCGAATAAATCCGTGATGAATGCCTGAATCACCTTCGACAGTGCATTACCAACTAGGAAACCAACGGCAAAGTTGACGATATTCCCGGTAGCGAGGAAATCTCGAAAATCGTTGAAGACGTGGACAGATTTTTCACCGATTGCACTATCTATCTGTGCTTGCTTCTGATTTTGACTACTTCTTTTTTCCAAAAAGTTCCAACTCCTTTTCAACTTGTTCAATTTAACATATTTATGTAAATATTTGGTGAATTTCAGCTTAAGTTTGCCATAAAAAAAGGCCATGTGGCCTTTTTTGTATATACTACTTGTTCGTGTTCAACTCGCTAATTTTCAGCAGTACATCTACTGCCTTTTCCATAGACTGCAGGGCCACATATTCATACCGACCGTGCATATTCTCGCCACCGGCAAACAGGTTTGGTGTTGGTAGTCCCATAAATGAAATCTTAGAGCCATCAGTTCCACCACGAACTGGTTCCTCATCTGGCTCAATACCGAGCGCACACATGGCATTCTCTGCCAGTTCAACTACATCCATATGATCCTTCATCACCTCAACCATGTTGAAGTATTGTTCGACCATCGTTGTCTTGATACGTGGCTCAGCAAATTTTTGATTAATTTCCTTTGCAATATCAAGTACGAGTTGGCGGCGACGATTGAGCCCCGCGCGCTCAAAGTCCCGGATGATGTAGTCCATGTGGGCATCCTCGGCTGTGCCGTTTAGATTAAGTAGGTGGAAGAATCCCTCTCGCCCTTCAGTAGTTTCGGCACGTTCAGCAGCTGGCAAGCTGTTATGGAAATCAATTGCCAGCTGAATTGCACTAACCATTTTCCCCTTTGCTTCACTAGGATGGACATTTGTTCCTTGAATATCGACTTTCAGGCCGATCGCACTGAATGTTTCGAATTCAAGCTGGCCCACAGGGCCGCCATCAACCGTGTAGGCGAAATCAGCGCCAAAGTCAGCAACATCAAATTTATCTGCACCCGTACCGATTTCCTCGTCGGGACCAAAGGCCACACGAATTTTGCCGTGTTCAATCTCTGGCCGTACGATGAGGTATTCGGCCAAAGTCATGATTTCCGCCACACCAGCTTTATCATCTGCGCCTAAGAGCGTGGTTCCGTCAGTCGTGATTAGCGTCTGTCCTGCATATTTCTTTAGGCTAGGGAAAGAACTTGGATCAAGTTTGAATTCACTCTCGCCAAGATTGATGACACTTTGGCCGTCGTAATTTTCGACGATTTGGGGATTAATATTCTCCGAATTGAAATCGGCCGTATCGACGTGACTGATAAAGCCGATGACTGGCACGTCCTTAGTTGTCGTTGCGGGAATTGTCGCTGTCACATAACCATTAACTTTATTATATTTAACCTCAGCCAAGCCCAATTGTTCTAATTCTGCGACTAACTTTTGCAGGAAAACAACTTGATTTTGTGTTGAAGGGACGCTATTTGAGTATTCATCTGAGCGGGTGTTCTCCTTCACGTAGCCCAGAAAACGTGGTAATAAAGTTTCGTATTTCATCTATTTGCTCCTTATCTGAGAATCGCTGTTTAAATAAATTGGTATGGATCAGTGGAAATTTGTGATGGTACAAAGTCGACGCCCCATTTATTAGCGGCAGACCATTCATTTAATTTATCCGACATCACCCGTTTGAAGATTTGCTCAATATGGTGACCTGGGTCGATTACGGCCAAATTTGCGGCCAGCATATCGTGTCCGGTGTGGTAGTATACGTCTCCCGTAATGAAGAGGTCTAACTGATTGGTAATTGCCTGTTGGAAGTACTTTCCGCCGTCACCACCGATTATACCGACTTTTTGGATTAATTGGTGCGGATTATTGGCAATCAGGCGTAATCCTTCTAATTTAAAAATCTGTTTGATTTTCTCAGCAAAATTAGCTAGTTCAACTGGTTGTTTCAATACTCCCTTACGTCCAAGACCAATCGGACAACCGTCTTCGTTTAGTTCGAAGGCGAACGGTTTAATTTGCTCTAGCTGTAATTTTTCGGCGAGCCAATCATTCATGCCATGTTTTGCACAGTCAATGTTTGTATGCGCCGAATAAACTGTGATGTCGTGCTTAATAATCTCAGCATACATTGCGTTTTGCGGATCCCTGTAATCTAGGTTTTTAGCTGGTTTGAACATGGCAGGATGATGACTAAAGATAAAGTGGATATTCGAGTCGATTGCTTCCTGGACGA
This window harbors:
- a CDS encoding LBP_cg2779 family protein — translated: MNPDNLSDLIVEYQRKHSMNDAGLAFASHLAVEKIHGMKTGEADASEAEISQLLDFIQRN
- a CDS encoding DUF6895 family protein — its product is MNEYAFRLDAVLDKVQLTAMQKFEVKCYEAVFRDDSNQNIEHQFERSNLVLHLTDPSQTIANIYEATHMVLYLSLLGKAKIKTRLRIVFSKYLRIVLFYALQESMLDILAEILLCCAILEEYPPLFAKGLTKVTEFFEQVLAENQDLHNCVHYYHTILVLRMLVKKLNESEGS
- a CDS encoding Nif3-like dinuclear metal center hexameric protein, whose translation is MTEIKEIIAKIEEFAPKSLALPGDPVGLQIGSADEGITKALVTLDVRPEIVQEAIDSNIHFIFSHHPAMFKPAKNLDYRDPQNAMYAEIIKHDITVYSAHTNIDCAKHGMNDWLAEKLQLEQIKPFAFELNEDGCPIGLGRKGVLKQPVELANFAEKIKQIFKLEGLRLIANNPHQLIQKVGIIGGDGGKYFQQAITNQLDLFITGDVYYHTGHDMLAANLAVIDPGHHIEQIFKRVMSDKLNEWSAANKWGVDFVPSQISTDPYQFI
- the pepT gene encoding peptidase T, with translation MKYETLLPRFLGYVKENTRSDEYSNSVPSTQNQVVFLQKLVAELEQLGLAEVKYNKVNGYVTATIPATTTKDVPVIGFISHVDTADFNSENINPQIVENYDGQSVINLGESEFKLDPSSFPSLKKYAGQTLITTDGTTLLGADDKAGVAEIMTLAEYLIVRPEIEHGKIRVAFGPDEEIGTGADKFDVADFGADFAYTVDGGPVGQLEFETFSAIGLKVDIQGTNVHPSEAKGKMVSAIQLAIDFHNSLPAAERAETTEGREGFFHLLNLNGTAEDAHMDYIIRDFERAGLNRRRQLVLDIAKEINQKFAEPRIKTTMVEQYFNMVEVMKDHMDVVELAENAMCALGIEPDEEPVRGGTDGSKISFMGLPTPNLFAGGENMHGRYEYVALQSMEKAVDVLLKISELNTNK
- a CDS encoding MscL family protein, with product MEKRSSQNQKQAQIDSAIGEKSVHVFNDFRDFLATGNIVNFAVGFLVGNALSKVIQAFITDLFDPIISKITGKSVLLVNQKLVLGARPDSNQLGAFY
- the lepB gene encoding signal peptidase I — protein: MTTNKYAKENTENDSLFKWFLQVIVLALIFLGAYFLVFKFVLSNEIVSGPSMEPTFKDGDRLIANRHPTINRYDVVVLDAPDSPGTLYIKRVIGLPGDTISSKNDVTYINGKAVKEPYLDEYKKDLPEGQQFTADFSLQSIFGVEKVPADSYFVMGDNRNVSRDSRMIGFIKKSAIEGKVKFRYFPFTRMQFY